TTGGACAGGCTCAACCAGCCGCTGCACCCGGAGGAGATGGCCGCACTCGCCGTCAAGGCTAGCTCCGCGCTTATCAAGGCCGGCGCCGGAGGGACTGAAAAATCTGGATCTCGACGCACGGCGGTCTCCCCTCTCGCGTTTTCCGACGAGGAGTTTAGGAAGCCTCCGAGAAGGAGCTTGCAGAAGGGGAGTGGTGGGGGTAGAAAATTTAGGGCGAAGTTGAGTGCAATTCCGGAATAAAGTAGTTTGTGTAGGGCTAATTTTGTAAATAGGATGGAGAGGTTGCTTTCTGTGGATGTTTCGTTTCTTCCGCATCCCATGGCAATGGCATGAGATTCTTAGCTGTCACTTTTACACATTTACCCCTCAAATCTTTACAAATATCCacaattaattctttttctatatcCAATCATTTA
The Cucurbita pepo subsp. pepo cultivar mu-cu-16 chromosome LG16, ASM280686v2, whole genome shotgun sequence genome window above contains:
- the LOC111777254 gene encoding uncharacterized protein LOC111777254 yields the protein MGICISSDSVNVATAKLILTDGTLLEFSYPVKVSFLLHKHPATFICNSDDMDFDDAVYAVHDDDHLQLGHLYFALPLDRLNQPLHPEEMAALAVKASSALIKAGAGGTEKSGSRRTAVSPLAFSDEEFRKPPRRSLQKGSGGGRKFRAKLSAIPE